GAAGTACTTACAAAATCACAATTTATATTAATGGCACTAAAAGAAAAAATTGATACGGAGAAAGCAAAAAAAGAATTAAGGATTCGTTAAAAAAAAGGGCACAGACTACGTCCATGCCGCTTTATCCTAAATTGATAGTACTATATTAATACTATAAGGTCAAGCGTAG
This window of the Candidatus Jidaibacter acanthamoeba genome carries:
- a CDS encoding ribbon-helix-helix protein, CopG family; this encodes MSKEQKKIRVTISVPPMLMEELDKIINDEVLTKSQFILMALKEKIDTEKAKKELRIR